In one Brienomyrus brachyistius isolate T26 chromosome 12, BBRACH_0.4, whole genome shotgun sequence genomic region, the following are encoded:
- the LOC125705102 gene encoding butyrophilin subfamily 3 member A3-like: MDTLYENIELTLTTDHSQHSVNLSGSGKQFTPVGRGSIQPDREPQSTSGLETLYKRTSAVFISLWIITLIILIARLSVLFLQKSALQNELDLQWTTSINISAQQISNLQNEVKELLIIAEDGFAKWTNKQGIVRQEVWKWIRKAAANVILDPRTAHRNLTVSEDGKQVRFSGGLLPGSPLRFSNWYGIQGKESFSSGRHYYEVQVGTRDCFSVGFVKESVEKMKYTVTSESGFLMFIIEKNVCNVSTTPPTSLSLNEPPNNVGVYVDYDKGQVSFYNVGTRSHIYSFTGYSFSEKLYPAVNPCNSMTSGPLIISPVSHTD, from the exons ATGGATACCCTATATGAGAACATCGAGCTGACTCTCACAACTGATCATTCGCAACATTCAGTTAATTTATCTGGATCAGGAAAGCAGTTTACTCCTGTTGGAAGAGGCAGTATTCAGCCAGACCGTG AACCACAAAGCACTTCTGGCCTAGAGACTCTGTATAAGAGGACATCGGCAGTGTTCATCTCTCTGTGGATCATCACACTGATCATTCTCATCGCTAGACTGAGTGTCCTGT TCCTACAAAAATCAGCCCTGCAGAATGAACTGGATCTACAATGGACAACCTCAATCAATATCTCGG CCCAACAGATATCGAACCTGcagaatgaggtgaaggagCTACTGATCATTG CTGAGGATGGTTTTGCTAAATGGACAA ATAAACAAGGAATTGTCCGACAAGAAGTGTGGAAGTGGATCCGTAAAGCAGCAG CTAATGTCATTCTGGACCCCAGAACAGCACATCGTAATCTTACTGTTTCTGAGGACGGCAAACAAGTGAGATTCAGTGGTGGCCTCCTACCTGGCAGCCCATTGAGGTTCAGTAATTGGTACGGGATCCAGGGAAAAGAGAGTTTCTCTTCAGGGAGACATTACTATGAGGTTCAGGTTGGGACAAGGGACTGCTTTTCAGTTGGATTTGTGAAAGAGTCTGTTGAAAAGATGAAGTATACTGTAACTTCAGAGAGTGGCTTCCTGATGTTCATAATCGAGAAGAATGTGTGCAATGTTTCTacaaccccccccacctccctctctCTGAACGAGCCCCCTAACAATGTGGGGGTGTATGTGGACTATGACAAGGGGCAGGTTTCCTTTTACAATGTGGGCACCAGGTCCCATATCTACTCTTTTACTGGTTACAGCTTCAGTGAGAAACTCTATCCAGCTGTTAATCCCTGTAACAGTATGACATCAGGTCCCCTGATCATTTctcctgtcagtcacacagactgA